A single genomic interval of Arthrobacter methylotrophus harbors:
- the dcd gene encoding dCTP deaminase translates to MLISDRDIRAEIDSRRIVLEPYDPAMVQPSSVDVRIDRFFRLFDNHKYAHIDPSEEQPELTRLVEVEGDEPFILHPGEFVLGSTYETVSLPDDVAARLEGKSSLGRLGLLTHSTAGFIDPGFSGHVTLELSNVATLPIKLWPGMKIGQLCFFRLSSAAEHPYGSGGYGSRYQGQRGPTASRSHLNFHRTAI, encoded by the coding sequence GTGCTGATCTCTGACCGCGACATACGTGCCGAAATCGACTCCCGACGTATCGTCCTGGAGCCCTACGACCCCGCGATGGTTCAGCCGTCCTCCGTGGATGTGAGGATTGACCGCTTCTTCCGGCTGTTCGACAACCACAAGTACGCGCACATCGACCCCTCCGAGGAGCAGCCTGAGCTGACCCGCCTGGTTGAGGTCGAAGGTGACGAACCCTTCATTCTGCACCCGGGCGAGTTCGTGCTCGGTTCCACGTATGAGACGGTGAGCCTGCCGGACGACGTCGCCGCACGCCTTGAGGGAAAGTCCTCGCTGGGGCGCCTTGGCTTGCTGACGCACTCCACTGCCGGCTTTATCGACCCCGGATTCTCCGGCCACGTGACTTTGGAACTGTCCAATGTCGCCACGTTGCCCATCAAGCTGTGGCCTGGCATGAAGATCGGCCAGTTGTGCTTCTTCCGGCTCTCCTCGGCAGCTGAACATCCCTACGGTTCCGGCGGTTACGGCAGCCGTTACCAAGGCCAGCGCGGCCCCACTGCGAGCCGCAGCCACCTCAACTTCCACCGGACGGCGATCTAG
- a CDS encoding cation:proton antiporter, whose amino-acid sequence MDPLALTLIELGAVVFCLGLLARLAGRIGMSPIPLYLVGGLGFGAGGLIKLDGMHEFAHLSGEIGVILLLLMLGLEYTAAELVTGLRRSWQAGVLDLVLNFLPGAGIAVWLGWGLVGAIVMGGVTYISSSGIAAKVITDLGRIGNRETPVVLAILVFEDLTMAVYLPILTAILAGVGFLGGLQTVGIALAVVTLVLVVALKHGHRVSRAVHSENSEVFLLNLLGAALLVAGIASALQVSAAVGAFMLGIAISGATAHNATRILEPLRDLFAAIFFVAFGLNTDPSSIPPVLGWALLLAFVTAVTKLLTGFWAAKRAGIAVPGRFRAGAALIARGEFSIVIAGLAVTSGAVPRELAALATAYVLLMAIIGPLAARFVEPTVKAFRKSPRKRKASEPIASLEA is encoded by the coding sequence ATGGACCCCCTGGCCCTGACCCTCATTGAGTTGGGCGCAGTCGTCTTTTGTCTCGGCCTCTTGGCTCGTTTGGCCGGCAGGATCGGAATGTCCCCCATTCCGCTCTATCTTGTGGGAGGACTGGGATTCGGGGCGGGTGGCCTGATCAAGCTCGATGGGATGCACGAGTTTGCCCACCTTTCCGGCGAAATCGGTGTCATCCTGCTCCTGTTGATGCTTGGTTTGGAATATACGGCCGCGGAGCTGGTCACAGGCCTGAGGCGCTCGTGGCAAGCGGGCGTGTTGGACCTGGTTTTGAACTTCCTTCCAGGGGCGGGCATCGCGGTGTGGCTCGGTTGGGGACTCGTGGGCGCGATTGTCATGGGTGGCGTCACCTATATTTCTTCCTCGGGGATTGCCGCGAAGGTGATCACGGATCTGGGCCGGATCGGTAACCGCGAAACTCCGGTGGTGCTGGCCATCCTGGTGTTCGAGGACCTCACCATGGCCGTCTATCTTCCGATCCTCACCGCGATCCTCGCAGGCGTGGGCTTCCTGGGCGGACTCCAAACGGTGGGTATCGCCTTGGCCGTGGTGACCCTGGTGCTGGTGGTGGCCCTCAAACACGGCCATCGGGTATCCCGGGCCGTGCACAGCGAAAACTCTGAAGTCTTCCTGCTGAATCTTCTCGGGGCCGCACTTTTGGTGGCTGGCATAGCGTCCGCCCTGCAAGTCTCCGCCGCCGTGGGCGCGTTTATGCTGGGCATCGCCATTTCGGGGGCCACGGCCCACAACGCGACGCGGATCCTTGAGCCGCTGCGGGATCTCTTCGCGGCTATTTTCTTCGTGGCCTTCGGCCTCAATACGGACCCGAGCAGTATTCCTCCAGTGCTGGGCTGGGCGCTCCTCTTGGCTTTCGTGACTGCCGTGACCAAGCTGCTGACCGGATTCTGGGCGGCCAAGCGGGCAGGGATTGCCGTACCGGGCCGTTTCCGCGCGGGAGCGGCCCTGATTGCGCGCGGCGAGTTCTCCATTGTCATTGCCGGCCTGGCCGTCACCTCGGGAGCGGTCCCGCGTGAGCTGGCCGCCCTTGCCACGGCTTACGTCCTGCTCATGGCCATCATCGGACCGCTCGCAGCCCGTTTCGTGGAGCCTACGGTCAAGGCCTTCCGCAAGTCCCCCCGCAAACGGAAGGCATCCGAGCCAATCGCGTCCCTCGAGGCGTGA